From one Nonomuraea polychroma genomic stretch:
- a CDS encoding DUF742 domain-containing protein, which translates to FSHITPEYKAISQLCLQVRSVAEVSALLRIPLGVVRVLIADMAAEGLVRVHQPQLDAGRPDVNLLERVLSGLRRL; encoded by the coding sequence TTCTCGCACATCACGCCCGAATACAAGGCGATCAGCCAGCTCTGCCTGCAGGTCAGGTCGGTGGCGGAGGTGTCGGCGCTGCTGCGGATCCCGCTCGGCGTGGTGCGTGTTCTGATCGCGGATATGGCGGCAGAAGGACTCGTACGAGTGCATCAGCCGCAGCTGGATGCGGGTAGGCCGGACGTCAACCTGCTGGAAAGGGTGCTCAGTGGACTTCGCAGGCTCTAG